A genomic segment from Malaclemys terrapin pileata isolate rMalTer1 chromosome 1, rMalTer1.hap1, whole genome shotgun sequence encodes:
- the CFAP298 gene encoding cilia- and flagella-associated protein 298 isoform X1, with translation MVQLHVKRGDESQFLLETTCSISMEDLTQQVTRIYNSRLKVQRICSEMEELAEHGVFLPPNMQGLADEQIEDLKLKDEWADKCVPSGGSVFKKDEIGRRNGHAPNEKMKEVLKKTVEEAKAQISKKQVQANVCVNMEMVKDALDQLRGAVMIVYPMGLPPHDPIRMEFEDKEDLSGTHAGLEVIEESEAQLWWAAKELKRTNKLSDFVGKNEKTKIIVKIQKKGQGAPSREPVISNEEQKQMMLYYHRKQEELKKLEENDDDSYLNSEWADSHALKRQFHGVKDIKWGPR, from the exons ATGGTTCAGCTCCATGTGAAGCGTGGCGACGAGAGCCAATTCCTGCTGGAAACAACATGCAGCATCTCCATGGAAGACTTAACGCAGCAAGTCACCAGGATCTACAATAGCAGACTCAAAGTGCAGCGTATTTGCTCAG AAATGGAGGAACTGGCAGAACATGGTGTCTTCTTGCCTCCTAATATGCAAGGACTGGCAGATGAACAGATTGAAGATTTGAAATTAAAGGATGAATGGGCAGATAAATGTGTACCAAGTGGTGGAAGTgtctttaaaaaggatgaaattggACGAAGGAATGGACATG CTCCAAATGAAAAAAtgaaagaagttttaaaaaagacAGTAGAGGAAGCTAAAGCACAAATATCTAAG AAACAAGTTCAAGCTAACGTATGTGTTAATATGGAGATGGTGAAAGATGCACTGGACCAGCTCCGAGGAGCTGTAATGATTGTTTATCCGATGGGATTGCCTCCACATGATCCAATTAGAATGGAGTTTGAAGATAAAGAAGACTTGTCGGGAACTCAT GCTGGACTTGAGGTTATTGAAGAGTCTGAAGCACAATTGTGGTGGGCAGCAAAGGAgttaaaaagaacaaacaaactttCAGACTTtgtgggaaaaaatgaaaaaactaaAATCATTGTCAAGATACAGAAA AAAGGACAAGGTGCCCCATCACGTGAACCAGTGATAAGTAATGAAGAGCAAAAACAGATGATGCTGTATTATCACAGGAAGCAGGAGGAACTCAAG AAATTAGAAGAAAATGATGACGACTCCTATTTAAATTCAGAATGGGCAGACAGTCATGCTTTGAAAAGACAGTTTCATGGTGTAAAAGATATTAAGTGGGGACCGAGATGA
- the CFAP298 gene encoding cilia- and flagella-associated protein 298 isoform X2, translated as MVQLHVKRGDESQFLLETTCSISMEDLTQQVTRIYNSRLKVQRICSAPNEKMKEVLKKTVEEAKAQISKKQVQANVCVNMEMVKDALDQLRGAVMIVYPMGLPPHDPIRMEFEDKEDLSGTHAGLEVIEESEAQLWWAAKELKRTNKLSDFVGKNEKTKIIVKIQKKGQGAPSREPVISNEEQKQMMLYYHRKQEELKKLEENDDDSYLNSEWADSHALKRQFHGVKDIKWGPR; from the exons ATGGTTCAGCTCCATGTGAAGCGTGGCGACGAGAGCCAATTCCTGCTGGAAACAACATGCAGCATCTCCATGGAAGACTTAACGCAGCAAGTCACCAGGATCTACAATAGCAGACTCAAAGTGCAGCGTATTTGCTCAG CTCCAAATGAAAAAAtgaaagaagttttaaaaaagacAGTAGAGGAAGCTAAAGCACAAATATCTAAG AAACAAGTTCAAGCTAACGTATGTGTTAATATGGAGATGGTGAAAGATGCACTGGACCAGCTCCGAGGAGCTGTAATGATTGTTTATCCGATGGGATTGCCTCCACATGATCCAATTAGAATGGAGTTTGAAGATAAAGAAGACTTGTCGGGAACTCAT GCTGGACTTGAGGTTATTGAAGAGTCTGAAGCACAATTGTGGTGGGCAGCAAAGGAgttaaaaagaacaaacaaactttCAGACTTtgtgggaaaaaatgaaaaaactaaAATCATTGTCAAGATACAGAAA AAAGGACAAGGTGCCCCATCACGTGAACCAGTGATAAGTAATGAAGAGCAAAAACAGATGATGCTGTATTATCACAGGAAGCAGGAGGAACTCAAG AAATTAGAAGAAAATGATGACGACTCCTATTTAAATTCAGAATGGGCAGACAGTCATGCTTTGAAAAGACAGTTTCATGGTGTAAAAGATATTAAGTGGGGACCGAGATGA